A single region of the Amphiprion ocellaris isolate individual 3 ecotype Okinawa chromosome 4, ASM2253959v1, whole genome shotgun sequence genome encodes:
- the si:dkey-246e1.3 gene encoding uncharacterized protein si:dkey-246e1.3 has product MSGGQEDRALTDHSLHLNGTAALGLQDEEIDAALYEFKVFNIVITALALCILTITGLYYIAACYNRTRQSKRAHVYESAVTRGEPRDPVAVRAVKRSTSFLNPLAFFRKTEAAKDNSKIYYIYSNPLPVGLKEEEEEGGSKASREAEEQTVLPPPLSFQEYADNPNSGVILDPPIFYMQL; this is encoded by the exons ATGAGTGGAGGCCAAGAGGACCGAGCACTGACGGACCACAGCCTCCATCTGAACGGGACTGCAGCTCTGGGACTGCAGGATGAAGAGATTGACGCGGCTCTGTATG AGTTCAAAGTGTTTAACATCGTCATCACTGCCCTGGCCTTGTGCATCCTCACTATCACCGGCCTGTACTACATCGCTGCCTGCTACAATCGCACAAG GCAGTCAAAGAGAGCTCATGTATACGAGAGCGCAGTGACCCGAGGCGAGCCAAGAGACCCAGTGGCGGTCAGAGCGGTGAAGAGGTCAACCAGCTTCCTCAACCCTCTCGCCTTCTTCAGGAAAACAGAGGCAGCAAAGGACAACTCCAAGATCTATTATATCTACAGCAACCCACTGCCTGTAGgactgaaggaggaggaggaggaggggggcagTAAAGCCAGCCGGGAGGCAGAGGAGCAAACTGTGCTGCCTCCGCCTCTGTCGTTTCAAGAGTACGCCGACAACCCCAACAGTGGCGTCATCCTGGACCCTCCCATATTTTACATGCAGCTTTAG
- the xpnpep1 gene encoding xaa-Pro aminopeptidase 1 isoform X1, whose product MASQNSVAGMSPKITGELLRQLRQAMRNCKYFSEPIQAYIVPSGDAHQSEYIAPCDCRREFICGFNGSAGTAIVTEQHAAMWTDGRYFLQASQQMDNNWTLMKMGLKETPSQEDWLISILPENSRVGVDPWIIAADQWKNMSRALTSAGHSLVAVQDNLIDAVWTDRPERPSTQLRTLGLEYTGISWQDKITALRTKMTERKLTWFVATALDEIAWLFNLRGADIEYNPVFFAYTIVGMNTIRLFVDLKRLSDPALRDHLQLDSPSKPELSIQTFPYESVYTELQAICAALGPKDKVWICDKASCALTQVIPKTHRSPIPYTPLCLAKAVKNATEIQGMKMAHIKDAVALCELFAWLEKEIPNGTVTEISAADKAEELRSQQKEFVGLSFPTISSVGPNGAIIHYRPLPETNRTLTMNEVYLIDSGAQYVDGTTDVTRTMHFGTPSAFEKECFTYVLKGHIAVSAAIFPNGTKGHLLDSFARAALWESGLDYLHGTGHGVGCFLNVHEGPCGISYKTFADEPLEAGMIVSDEPGYYEDGSFGIRIENVVLVVPAKPKYNYRNRGSLTFEPLTLVPIQVRMMNTELLTQKELDWVNEYHRKCREVVGAELERQGRKEALEWLIRETQPII is encoded by the exons ATGGCTTCCCAGAACTCAG tcGCAGGCATGTCTCCAAAGATCACAGGAGAGCTGCTCAGGCAGCTTCGGCAGGCAATGAGAAATTGTAAATACTTCTCTGAGCCTATACAAGCCTACATTGTCCCATCTGGAGATGCACACCAG AGTGAATACATTGCACCCTGTGACTGCAGACGTGAATTTATCTGTGGATTTAATGGCTCTGCAG GTACAGCCATCGTCACAGAGCAGCATGCTGCCATGTGGACTGATGGCCGATATTTCCTGCAGGCCAGCCAGCAGATGGACAACAACTGGACCCTTATGAAGATGG GGTTGAAGGAGACTCCTTCTCAGGAGGACTGGCTGATCAGCATCCTGCCAGAGAACTCCAGAGTGGGAGTGGATCCTTGGATCATTGCTGCTG ACCAGTGGAAGAACATGTCCAGGGCTCTGACCAGTGCTGGCCACTCACTGGTGGCTGTGCAGGATAACTTGATCGATGCCGTCTGGACCGATCGCCCAGAAAGACCCAGCACACAACTCCGTACCTTGGGATTAGAATACACTG GTATTTCCTGGCAAGATAAGATCACCGCGCTGCGAACCAAGATGACAGAGAGGAAACTCACTTGGTTTGTTGCAACAGCATTGGATGAGATTGCAT gGCTTTTTAATCTCCGTGGTGCAGACATTGAGTACAACCCAGTTTTCTTTGCATATACCATCGTAGGGATGAACACAATAAG GCTTTTTGTGGACTTAAAGCGTCTCTCTGACCCTGCATTAAGAGACCATCTGCAGTTGGACTCTCCCAGCAAGCCGGAGCTGAGCATTCAAACGTTCCCGTACGAGTCCGTCTACACTGAGCTGCAAGCCATCTGTGCTGCCCTCGGCCCCAAAGACAAAGTGTGGATCTGTGACAAGGCCAGTTGTGCTCTCACACAGGTCATCCCAAAG ACTCACAGGTCTCCAATTCCCTACACTCCACTCTGCCTTGCCAAGGCTGTGAAGAATGCCACTGAGATTCAAGGCATGAAAATGGCCCAT ATCAAGGATGCAGTTGCTCTTTGTGAACTCTTCGCTTGGTTGGAGAAggag atacCAAACGGAACCGTGACTGAGATCTCTGCTGCTGATAAGGCTGAAGAATTGCGGAG TCAACAGAAAGAGTTTGTTGGCCTTAGTTTCCCCACAATCTCCAGTGTTGGTCCCAATGGAGCAATCATACATTACAG ACCACTGCCTGAAACCAACAGAACCCTCACCATGAATGAAGTTTACCTGATTGACTCTGGAGCCCAATACGT GGATGGAACCACAGACGTCACACGCACCATGCACTTTGGGACACCATCTGCTTTTGAAAAG GAATGCTTTACATATGTGTTGAAAGGACACATAGCTGTCAGTGCTGCCATTTTCCCCAATGGAACAAAAG GCCACCTCCTGGATTCGTTTGCTCGTGCAGCCCTGTGGGAGTCAGGGCTGGACTACCTTCACGGTACAGGTCATGGTGTGGGCTGCTTCCTCAATGTCCATGAGGGTCCCTGCGGCATCAGCTACAAAACCTTCGCTGATGAACCTCTGGAGGCCGGCATGATCGTCAGTGATG AACCTGGGTACTACGAGGACGGATCTTTCGGCATTCGCATTGAAAATGTGGTCCTTGTTGTGCCAGCTAAGCCCAAA tacaACTACAGAAACAGGGGTAGTCTGACATTTGAGCCTCTCACTCTGGTTCCTATCCAAGTCAGAATGATGAACACAGAGCTGCTCACTCAGAAGGAG CTCGACTGGGTGAATGAGTACCACAGGAAGTGTCGGGAGGTGGTGGGAGCAGAGCTGGAGCGGCAGGGCAGGAAGGAGGCTTTGGAGTGGCTGATCAGAGAGACCCAGCCGATCATCTGA
- the xpnpep1 gene encoding xaa-Pro aminopeptidase 1 isoform X2, which produces MSPKITGELLRQLRQAMRNCKYFSEPIQAYIVPSGDAHQSEYIAPCDCRREFICGFNGSAGTAIVTEQHAAMWTDGRYFLQASQQMDNNWTLMKMGLKETPSQEDWLISILPENSRVGVDPWIIAADQWKNMSRALTSAGHSLVAVQDNLIDAVWTDRPERPSTQLRTLGLEYTGISWQDKITALRTKMTERKLTWFVATALDEIAWLFNLRGADIEYNPVFFAYTIVGMNTIRLFVDLKRLSDPALRDHLQLDSPSKPELSIQTFPYESVYTELQAICAALGPKDKVWICDKASCALTQVIPKTHRSPIPYTPLCLAKAVKNATEIQGMKMAHIKDAVALCELFAWLEKEIPNGTVTEISAADKAEELRSQQKEFVGLSFPTISSVGPNGAIIHYRPLPETNRTLTMNEVYLIDSGAQYVDGTTDVTRTMHFGTPSAFEKECFTYVLKGHIAVSAAIFPNGTKGHLLDSFARAALWESGLDYLHGTGHGVGCFLNVHEGPCGISYKTFADEPLEAGMIVSDEPGYYEDGSFGIRIENVVLVVPAKPKYNYRNRGSLTFEPLTLVPIQVRMMNTELLTQKELDWVNEYHRKCREVVGAELERQGRKEALEWLIRETQPII; this is translated from the exons ATGTCTCCAAAGATCACAGGAGAGCTGCTCAGGCAGCTTCGGCAGGCAATGAGAAATTGTAAATACTTCTCTGAGCCTATACAAGCCTACATTGTCCCATCTGGAGATGCACACCAG AGTGAATACATTGCACCCTGTGACTGCAGACGTGAATTTATCTGTGGATTTAATGGCTCTGCAG GTACAGCCATCGTCACAGAGCAGCATGCTGCCATGTGGACTGATGGCCGATATTTCCTGCAGGCCAGCCAGCAGATGGACAACAACTGGACCCTTATGAAGATGG GGTTGAAGGAGACTCCTTCTCAGGAGGACTGGCTGATCAGCATCCTGCCAGAGAACTCCAGAGTGGGAGTGGATCCTTGGATCATTGCTGCTG ACCAGTGGAAGAACATGTCCAGGGCTCTGACCAGTGCTGGCCACTCACTGGTGGCTGTGCAGGATAACTTGATCGATGCCGTCTGGACCGATCGCCCAGAAAGACCCAGCACACAACTCCGTACCTTGGGATTAGAATACACTG GTATTTCCTGGCAAGATAAGATCACCGCGCTGCGAACCAAGATGACAGAGAGGAAACTCACTTGGTTTGTTGCAACAGCATTGGATGAGATTGCAT gGCTTTTTAATCTCCGTGGTGCAGACATTGAGTACAACCCAGTTTTCTTTGCATATACCATCGTAGGGATGAACACAATAAG GCTTTTTGTGGACTTAAAGCGTCTCTCTGACCCTGCATTAAGAGACCATCTGCAGTTGGACTCTCCCAGCAAGCCGGAGCTGAGCATTCAAACGTTCCCGTACGAGTCCGTCTACACTGAGCTGCAAGCCATCTGTGCTGCCCTCGGCCCCAAAGACAAAGTGTGGATCTGTGACAAGGCCAGTTGTGCTCTCACACAGGTCATCCCAAAG ACTCACAGGTCTCCAATTCCCTACACTCCACTCTGCCTTGCCAAGGCTGTGAAGAATGCCACTGAGATTCAAGGCATGAAAATGGCCCAT ATCAAGGATGCAGTTGCTCTTTGTGAACTCTTCGCTTGGTTGGAGAAggag atacCAAACGGAACCGTGACTGAGATCTCTGCTGCTGATAAGGCTGAAGAATTGCGGAG TCAACAGAAAGAGTTTGTTGGCCTTAGTTTCCCCACAATCTCCAGTGTTGGTCCCAATGGAGCAATCATACATTACAG ACCACTGCCTGAAACCAACAGAACCCTCACCATGAATGAAGTTTACCTGATTGACTCTGGAGCCCAATACGT GGATGGAACCACAGACGTCACACGCACCATGCACTTTGGGACACCATCTGCTTTTGAAAAG GAATGCTTTACATATGTGTTGAAAGGACACATAGCTGTCAGTGCTGCCATTTTCCCCAATGGAACAAAAG GCCACCTCCTGGATTCGTTTGCTCGTGCAGCCCTGTGGGAGTCAGGGCTGGACTACCTTCACGGTACAGGTCATGGTGTGGGCTGCTTCCTCAATGTCCATGAGGGTCCCTGCGGCATCAGCTACAAAACCTTCGCTGATGAACCTCTGGAGGCCGGCATGATCGTCAGTGATG AACCTGGGTACTACGAGGACGGATCTTTCGGCATTCGCATTGAAAATGTGGTCCTTGTTGTGCCAGCTAAGCCCAAA tacaACTACAGAAACAGGGGTAGTCTGACATTTGAGCCTCTCACTCTGGTTCCTATCCAAGTCAGAATGATGAACACAGAGCTGCTCACTCAGAAGGAG CTCGACTGGGTGAATGAGTACCACAGGAAGTGTCGGGAGGTGGTGGGAGCAGAGCTGGAGCGGCAGGGCAGGAAGGAGGCTTTGGAGTGGCTGATCAGAGAGACCCAGCCGATCATCTGA